From Aristaeella lactis, the proteins below share one genomic window:
- a CDS encoding RNA polymerase sigma factor, giving the protein MIVPIFIQMIEDPVDQDWMTDLYTKYYKLMISTAAFYLGDHQDVEEIVNDSLLSLYEKIDRIRSLEPKALTSYIVITVRNTSFSYLRRRKLINKHFKYLSDSGKENISATDDVERQVEARDQLEIVHGIINTLSENEQAAIRLRFEMGLDCKEIAEILEVSPDAVRQTILRARNHIQKALHRGEVRA; this is encoded by the coding sequence ATGATTGTACCAATCTTTATCCAGATGATAGAAGACCCCGTGGATCAGGATTGGATGACCGATTTATATACAAAGTACTATAAACTGATGATCTCTACTGCCGCCTTTTATCTGGGTGATCATCAGGATGTTGAAGAAATAGTCAATGACAGCTTGCTGTCTCTGTATGAAAAAATAGATCGTATCCGATCCCTTGAACCCAAAGCTCTTACATCCTATATTGTCATTACGGTGCGCAATACTTCCTTCAGTTATCTGAGGAGGAGAAAGCTAATTAATAAGCATTTTAAATATCTTTCCGACTCCGGTAAAGAAAACATATCTGCAACAGATGATGTTGAGAGACAGGTTGAAGCCCGGGATCAGCTGGAAATCGTACACGGGATTATCAACACTTTATCTGAAAATGAGCAAGCAGCAATTCGCCTGAGATTTGAAATGGGACTGGACTGTAAAGAGATAGCGGAAATACTGGAAGTTTCCCCGGATGCAGTCAGGCAAACGATTCTCAGGGCAAGAAATCATATTCAGAAAGCGCTCCACAGAGGGGA